One segment of Anatilimnocola aggregata DNA contains the following:
- the purL gene encoding phosphoribosylformylglycinamidine synthase subunit PurL, whose protein sequence is MTLWEIDLHPAAGERDLLATAAVSQAADLGLGSFRAAAVRGFLLEADFTQSQVEQLARELLADLVVEQPVVAKVGEAVLLTAPSASGLSGKSQLVHVLPKPGVTDPVAASTLTAIADFGLKADAVVTLRKYWLADLDSERIQLLIKKLLANDSIEQAVVGPLDLKQLHVGAPGKFELQTVPIRELSSDQLVALSRARTLSLTLVEMQTIQQHFRDLDREPTDIELESIAQTWSEHCSHKTLAGRVHYRDEQGDRYFNNMLKETIFAATQKIRASLGANDWCVSVFKDNAGVIKFNDDFHICFKVETHNRPSAIEPYGGANTGVGGVIRDTLGTGLGAKPICNTDVFCFAPPDMPAEQLPPGVLHPRRIMRGVVSGVRDYGNRMGIPTVNGAIYFDERYVGNPLVFCGNVGLIPVDKAAKETQPGDLIVAIGGRTGRDGIHGATFSSVELTSQSEKVSGGAVQIGNAITEKMVLDVLLQARDEGLYTAVTDCGAGGFSSAVGEMGADIGAEVWLDKAPLKYDGLSYVEIWISEAQERMVFSVPEKHWPRFEALCAAENVEAVALGKFTPTGNLTLKYQGQKVGELAMEFLHEGRPKVERQAVYSPRSPVAATTAENSKLNHEVTLLKLLGSLNVASKEWVIRQYDHEVQGGSVIKPLTGAANDGPSDAAVLRPVLDSRKGIVVSCGMNPRLGDFDPYHMAASAIDEAVRNCVAVGADATRIAILDNFCWGYTDRPETLGELVRAALACHDLALALGTPFISGKDSLNNEYSYDADGTRKTISIPSTLLISALGQVADVSKCVTMDLKSPGNLIYLVGNTHDELAGSHLHLVAGVNVLGDGACGSEVPKVNGAVASATFRAVHAAIQAGTVRACHDLSEGGLAVAIAEMAFAGNCGANISLTKVPTSIPAAERNSHFESVLLYSESNTRFLLEVPTAGQAAFEAALSGVPHAVVGEVTSTGRLVVTGQAGLLIDAALPTLKEAWQEPLRW, encoded by the coding sequence GTGACGCTGTGGGAAATTGACCTGCATCCTGCTGCCGGCGAGCGCGACCTGCTTGCGACCGCAGCTGTTTCACAGGCAGCCGATTTGGGCCTGGGATCGTTTCGCGCGGCAGCCGTTCGGGGCTTCTTGCTCGAAGCCGATTTCACTCAAAGCCAGGTCGAACAACTGGCCCGCGAACTGCTCGCCGACCTCGTCGTCGAGCAACCCGTCGTGGCCAAAGTGGGTGAAGCAGTACTCCTCACAGCTCCCAGTGCCAGCGGCCTGAGTGGTAAGAGTCAACTCGTACACGTCCTGCCCAAGCCGGGCGTTACCGATCCCGTCGCCGCCAGCACGCTGACCGCCATCGCCGATTTTGGACTCAAGGCCGACGCCGTCGTCACGCTGCGCAAGTACTGGCTGGCCGATCTCGATAGCGAACGTATTCAGCTGCTGATTAAGAAACTGCTCGCGAACGATTCTATCGAACAGGCGGTTGTTGGTCCGCTCGACTTGAAGCAACTACATGTGGGCGCGCCCGGCAAGTTCGAGTTGCAGACCGTGCCAATTCGTGAACTCTCGAGCGATCAACTCGTGGCTCTGAGCCGCGCGCGGACGCTGAGTCTGACGCTCGTGGAAATGCAGACGATTCAACAGCATTTCCGCGACCTCGACCGCGAGCCTACCGATATCGAACTCGAGTCGATTGCTCAAACGTGGAGCGAGCACTGCAGTCACAAGACGCTTGCCGGCCGCGTGCACTATCGCGATGAGCAGGGTGATCGTTACTTCAACAACATGCTGAAGGAAACGATTTTTGCTGCGACGCAGAAGATTCGCGCCTCGCTCGGGGCGAACGATTGGTGCGTCAGTGTGTTCAAAGACAATGCGGGGGTGATCAAGTTCAACGACGATTTTCACATCTGCTTTAAAGTCGAGACGCATAACCGGCCGAGTGCCATCGAGCCTTACGGTGGTGCGAACACGGGTGTTGGCGGTGTGATTCGCGATACGCTTGGTACAGGCCTCGGTGCGAAGCCAATCTGCAACACCGATGTCTTCTGCTTTGCTCCACCGGATATGCCGGCCGAGCAGTTGCCTCCTGGCGTTCTCCATCCGCGGCGCATCATGCGCGGAGTGGTCTCCGGCGTGCGCGACTATGGCAACCGCATGGGCATTCCCACGGTTAACGGCGCAATCTATTTCGATGAGCGATATGTCGGCAATCCGCTGGTCTTCTGCGGTAACGTGGGGCTGATTCCCGTTGACAAAGCGGCGAAAGAAACTCAGCCCGGCGATTTGATTGTCGCCATTGGTGGCCGCACCGGTCGTGATGGTATTCACGGCGCCACATTCAGCTCGGTTGAGTTAACCAGCCAAAGTGAAAAGGTCTCGGGCGGGGCAGTGCAGATTGGTAACGCGATCACCGAGAAGATGGTTCTCGACGTCTTGCTGCAAGCTCGCGATGAAGGACTGTATACCGCGGTAACGGATTGCGGCGCAGGTGGCTTTTCTTCAGCTGTCGGCGAAATGGGTGCCGATATCGGTGCCGAGGTTTGGCTCGATAAGGCACCGCTCAAGTACGATGGCCTCAGCTATGTTGAAATCTGGATCAGTGAAGCACAAGAGCGGATGGTGTTCAGTGTGCCCGAGAAGCATTGGCCGCGATTTGAAGCCCTATGCGCTGCGGAGAATGTCGAAGCAGTCGCGCTCGGAAAATTTACGCCGACTGGCAACCTCACACTGAAGTATCAGGGACAAAAAGTCGGCGAACTGGCGATGGAGTTTCTGCACGAAGGGCGACCGAAGGTAGAACGGCAAGCTGTCTACTCCCCTCGTTCGCCGGTTGCTGCAACGACAGCTGAGAACAGCAAACTGAATCATGAAGTGACGCTGCTCAAGTTGTTGGGTTCGCTCAACGTGGCGAGTAAGGAATGGGTCATTCGCCAGTACGATCACGAGGTGCAAGGTGGCAGTGTGATCAAGCCTCTGACCGGCGCGGCGAACGACGGCCCCAGCGATGCTGCGGTATTGCGCCCGGTCCTGGACTCGCGGAAGGGAATCGTCGTCTCGTGTGGTATGAATCCACGACTGGGCGATTTCGATCCTTATCACATGGCGGCTAGTGCTATCGACGAAGCGGTACGCAATTGCGTGGCTGTCGGTGCCGACGCCACGCGCATTGCGATTCTCGATAACTTCTGCTGGGGCTATACCGATCGCCCCGAAACGCTGGGCGAACTCGTCCGCGCGGCGCTTGCTTGCCACGACCTGGCCCTGGCGCTGGGCACTCCGTTCATCAGCGGCAAAGATAGCCTCAATAATGAGTACAGCTACGATGCCGATGGGACTCGGAAGACGATTTCGATTCCCTCGACACTCCTCATCAGCGCGCTCGGGCAAGTCGCTGATGTGAGCAAGTGCGTGACGATGGACCTGAAGAGTCCGGGCAACCTGATTTATCTGGTGGGCAACACGCACGATGAATTGGCCGGTTCGCACTTGCACCTGGTTGCCGGAGTCAACGTGCTCGGCGACGGTGCTTGCGGAAGTGAAGTTCCCAAGGTGAATGGTGCTGTTGCCAGTGCGACCTTTCGAGCGGTTCATGCGGCCATTCAAGCGGGGACGGTTCGCGCTTGTCACGACCTGAGCGAAGGTGGGCTCGCAGTCGCCATTGCCGAAATGGCTTTTGCCGGAAACTGTGGCGCGAACATCAGCTTAACGAAGGTTCCGACCTCTATTCCCGCTGCCGAGCGGAACTCGCACTTCGAGAGCGTACTGCTGTACAGCGAGTCCAATACCCGCTTTTTGCTAGAAGTTCCGACCGCCGGGCAAGCTGCGTTTGAAGCGGCTCTGTCAGGGGTGCCGCATGCAGTCGTTGGCGAAGTGACGAGCACCGGCCGCCTGGTCGTAACTGGTCAAGCAGGCCTGCTGATCGACGCTGCCCTTCCTACCCTGAAAGAGGCCTGGCAAGAACCGCTGAGGTGGTAG
- a CDS encoding flagellar basal body-associated FliL family protein, translating to MTSRFSFVLVLSLLTSCLAGCGSAAPSAAGLDVPELLELLEDEQLKQNPQAFAEVDLGKYKVSRMLPADEGQLLVRFHLIGVVAEAKQPDFEAQLPKYETRIRDSVLSLVQRAEPEHLADPAMSFIKTEILATINDKMHSRLLKSVAFSDLSIERR from the coding sequence GTGACCTCTCGCTTTAGTTTCGTGCTCGTCCTCAGTCTGCTGACTTCTTGTCTTGCCGGCTGCGGTAGTGCTGCGCCCAGTGCAGCCGGGCTGGATGTGCCCGAGCTGCTGGAACTGCTCGAAGACGAACAGCTGAAGCAGAACCCCCAAGCGTTCGCCGAAGTCGACCTGGGCAAGTACAAGGTCTCGCGCATGTTGCCAGCCGACGAAGGACAACTGCTCGTTCGCTTTCACTTGATTGGTGTGGTGGCGGAAGCGAAGCAGCCCGACTTCGAAGCCCAACTGCCGAAGTACGAAACGCGCATTCGCGATTCCGTCCTCTCGCTTGTGCAGCGGGCGGAGCCAGAGCATTTAGCCGATCCAGCCATGAGTTTCATCAAGACCGAGATCCTGGCCACCATCAACGACAAGATGCACAGCCGGCTCCTCAAGAGCGTTGCCTTCAGCGATCTTTCCATCGAACGGCGGTAG
- a CDS encoding prenyltransferase/squalene oxidase repeat-containing protein, producing the protein MHTVQLRRRLFLAGLASAALMANLGLAQEKEAKPEIKTAADQKKLSATVAKAIEYLKTKGQAEDGSFSKQAGIGVTALAVSAMLQNGLSPQDPAVAKGLKFLESNIQPGGGIHSPKSRFVNYETCLAVMTFSNANKEGKYDKVLNDANKFLKTLQFDGEEGHDKDSASFGGGGYGAAKGRPDLSNTAFMVEALRASGASADDQAIQNALIFVSRCQNLESPHNTTPYAALVNDGGFYYTGAAIDESKELAPNGGLRSYGTMTYAGLKSLIFAGVKEDDPRVKAAVGWIGKNYDLKSNPGMGSSGLFYYYQTFAKSLDTFGNSSVKDAKGVEHDWRKDLVEELASRQRPDGAWVNENGQWMEGDANLCTCFALLALSHCKGK; encoded by the coding sequence ATGCATACGGTTCAACTTCGTCGGCGTTTGTTCTTGGCTGGACTTGCCAGTGCGGCATTGATGGCCAATCTCGGTTTGGCCCAAGAAAAGGAAGCCAAGCCGGAAATCAAGACAGCAGCCGATCAAAAGAAGTTGTCGGCAACTGTGGCGAAGGCAATCGAGTATCTGAAGACCAAGGGCCAGGCTGAAGACGGCTCGTTCTCCAAGCAGGCGGGGATTGGCGTCACCGCCCTTGCCGTGTCGGCCATGTTGCAGAACGGGCTCTCGCCGCAAGATCCCGCCGTTGCGAAAGGCTTGAAGTTTCTCGAATCGAACATTCAACCTGGTGGCGGGATTCATTCGCCCAAGAGCCGCTTCGTAAATTACGAAACCTGCCTCGCCGTAATGACCTTCAGCAATGCGAACAAAGAAGGTAAGTACGACAAGGTTCTGAATGATGCCAACAAGTTTCTGAAGACGCTGCAATTCGATGGCGAAGAAGGTCACGACAAAGACAGCGCTTCGTTTGGTGGCGGTGGGTACGGTGCTGCCAAGGGGCGCCCCGATCTTTCGAACACCGCCTTCATGGTCGAAGCACTGCGGGCCTCGGGAGCGAGTGCCGACGATCAGGCAATTCAGAATGCTCTCATTTTTGTCTCGCGTTGTCAGAACTTGGAATCGCCACACAATACCACGCCATATGCCGCGCTGGTGAACGATGGTGGCTTTTATTACACCGGCGCTGCGATCGACGAGAGCAAAGAACTGGCGCCCAACGGCGGGCTCCGCAGTTATGGCACCATGACCTATGCCGGGCTCAAGAGCCTCATTTTTGCCGGTGTGAAAGAAGACGATCCGCGCGTGAAGGCAGCCGTGGGTTGGATCGGCAAGAACTACGATCTGAAGAGTAATCCCGGCATGGGGAGTTCGGGACTCTTCTATTACTATCAAACGTTCGCCAAATCGCTCGATACGTTTGGAAATTCCTCGGTCAAAGATGCCAAGGGAGTTGAACACGATTGGCGCAAGGATCTGGTCGAAGAACTCGCCAGCCGTCAGCGACCCGATGGCGCTTGGGTCAACGAAAATGGCCAGTGGATGGAAGGGGACGCCAACCTCTGCACTTGCTTCGCCTTGTTAGCTCTGAGCCATTGCAAAGGGAAGTAG
- a CDS encoding outer membrane protein assembly factor BamB family protein, with amino-acid sequence MKRLFTLALATCALASAAAVHAQVPYAAGDWPQWRGPNRNGISLDQGLLKEWPAEGPPKLWQVDTVGVGYSSLAVKDGRIYTQGDIDGVEHVICLDAKDGRTIWKTQPSPVSQLLTTRIDNDLKQIDKNKNGKIEEAEAIARFGWDWNKYDKPAGGDLEATAQRRSADLFKEFDKDGDGKLVYTEVGNLLRDTYDRIDTAEAGADPKAIAETRTAAHLKNLDKDGDGRLSKTEVKGTALERHFGRIDARDPATMKGDDLLSDDELRVAFVKFEAARDGSISPSELKDYYIKTKVAGDGELSPEELRGAVGGYRNGMGDGPRGTPTVDGERLYIEGGNGDVTCFEAATGKTIWHVNLKTDFGGNTPGWGYSESPLIVDDMVVVTPGGKAGTLLTLNKFTGKPVWQSKEVTDGAHYSSPVVATIDGVRQIVQFANKSVFGVTLAEGKPLWNYTAPANGTANCCTPIVSGNEVFASSAYGTGGGLVKIAAAGTAQQAEEVYFEKKMACHHGGIVKIGDYMYSNGGGALICMEFSTGKIAWQSRSSGKGSLCMADGMLYLLGEGHEVALAEATPEAYREHGKFKVETHGKPAWAHPIVAGGKFYIRDQESLTAYDVKAK; translated from the coding sequence ATGAAACGACTGTTTACGCTCGCGCTCGCCACCTGCGCGCTGGCTTCTGCTGCTGCCGTGCATGCTCAAGTTCCTTATGCAGCCGGCGACTGGCCGCAATGGCGCGGGCCGAATCGCAACGGCATCAGCTTGGATCAAGGCCTGCTCAAGGAATGGCCCGCTGAAGGTCCACCGAAGTTGTGGCAAGTCGACACGGTGGGGGTCGGCTATTCGTCGCTGGCAGTGAAAGATGGTCGAATTTATACGCAGGGAGATATTGACGGCGTGGAACACGTCATCTGCCTCGATGCCAAAGATGGCCGGACCATTTGGAAGACGCAACCCTCACCCGTTTCGCAGCTGCTGACCACGCGAATCGACAACGATCTGAAGCAGATCGACAAGAACAAGAATGGCAAGATTGAAGAAGCCGAAGCGATTGCCCGGTTCGGCTGGGATTGGAACAAATACGACAAACCGGCTGGCGGAGATTTAGAAGCAACGGCGCAGCGTCGTTCGGCTGACTTGTTCAAAGAGTTCGACAAAGATGGCGATGGCAAACTCGTCTATACCGAAGTGGGCAACTTGCTCCGTGATACCTACGACCGAATCGATACAGCCGAGGCTGGTGCCGATCCGAAGGCAATCGCGGAGACACGCACCGCAGCACATTTGAAAAACCTCGACAAGGATGGCGATGGGCGCCTCTCAAAAACCGAAGTGAAGGGAACGGCACTCGAGCGCCACTTCGGCCGCATTGATGCTCGCGATCCGGCGACGATGAAGGGAGACGACTTGCTCTCCGACGACGAACTGCGCGTCGCTTTTGTGAAGTTCGAAGCAGCTCGCGATGGGAGCATTTCGCCCAGCGAACTGAAGGACTACTACATCAAGACCAAGGTTGCCGGCGACGGTGAACTTTCGCCCGAAGAACTGCGCGGTGCGGTCGGTGGCTATCGAAACGGCATGGGGGACGGCCCCCGCGGCACTCCGACAGTCGATGGCGAACGACTCTACATCGAAGGGGGCAATGGCGACGTCACCTGTTTTGAAGCGGCCACCGGCAAGACCATCTGGCACGTGAACTTGAAGACCGATTTCGGTGGCAACACGCCGGGCTGGGGTTACTCCGAATCGCCGCTGATTGTGGACGACATGGTCGTCGTGACTCCCGGCGGTAAAGCTGGCACGCTGCTCACGCTCAACAAATTCACCGGCAAGCCCGTATGGCAAAGCAAAGAAGTGACCGACGGCGCGCACTATTCCTCGCCAGTGGTCGCCACCATTGATGGCGTGCGGCAGATCGTGCAATTCGCGAACAAGAGCGTGTTTGGTGTGACGCTGGCCGAAGGAAAGCCTCTTTGGAACTATACAGCTCCGGCGAATGGCACCGCGAACTGCTGCACTCCGATCGTTTCCGGCAACGAGGTTTTTGCTTCCAGCGCTTATGGCACTGGTGGTGGCTTAGTAAAGATCGCAGCCGCGGGAACTGCCCAACAGGCCGAGGAAGTCTACTTCGAAAAGAAGATGGCCTGCCATCACGGCGGCATCGTTAAGATCGGCGACTACATGTATAGCAACGGTGGCGGTGCCTTAATTTGCATGGAGTTCTCAACCGGCAAGATTGCTTGGCAGTCGCGCAGTTCCGGCAAGGGCTCGCTGTGCATGGCAGATGGAATGCTCTACTTGCTGGGCGAAGGTCATGAAGTTGCCTTGGCCGAAGCGACACCCGAAGCCTATCGCGAGCACGGCAAGTTCAAGGTCGAGACTCACGGCAAGCCTGCCTGGGCTCACCCGATTGTGGCCGGTGGCAAGTTTTACATTCGCGATCAGGAATCGCTGACGGCTTATGACGTGAAGGCGAAGTAG